In Altererythrobacter rubellus, the following are encoded in one genomic region:
- a CDS encoding amidohydrolase, which yields MKFMRNIAMSLALSTAMLAMPAMADSGEIAAAVEADYDAYLDDLFVHFHQNPELSFLETKTAARMAAELRDAGLEVTENVGGTGVVGMLRNGDGPLILLRADMDGLPVEEKSGLDYASKAKQVGQDGEEYSVMHACGHDVHITSMVGTARLLASMKDQWSGTLMFVVQPAEERVGGAKAMMEDGLYERFGKPDYAVAFHVASVIPTGTVSASEGIQYSSADSVDIMVPGIGAHGASPHAGRDPVYIGSQIVTALQSIISREVMPLSPAVITVGAFHSGTKHNIISDRADLQLTVRSNDERVREQLLSTIERVAVNIGKAHGLPDDMPVQVTVTEGTPVTYNDPELARRLNGVMRETFGEEATPAFRQQGMGAEDFAFFVAEDTGVPGYYFAVGGTPQEAFDAAANGGPAVPSHHSPLFKIAPRESVTVGTRAMIAAVLDLAPSE from the coding sequence CTAGCCCTCAGCACAGCAATGCTGGCAATGCCGGCTATGGCGGATAGCGGCGAGATCGCAGCGGCAGTCGAAGCCGATTATGACGCCTATCTCGACGATCTGTTTGTGCATTTCCACCAGAACCCCGAGCTTTCGTTTCTGGAGACCAAAACCGCCGCGCGTATGGCGGCAGAACTGCGTGATGCCGGGCTTGAAGTAACAGAGAATGTTGGCGGAACCGGCGTGGTCGGCATGCTGCGCAACGGCGACGGTCCGCTGATCCTGTTGCGCGCAGATATGGACGGGCTGCCGGTTGAAGAAAAGTCGGGGCTCGATTATGCGTCCAAGGCCAAGCAGGTCGGGCAGGATGGCGAGGAATACTCGGTCATGCATGCCTGCGGGCACGATGTGCATATCACCTCTATGGTCGGCACGGCGCGCTTGCTGGCGTCGATGAAGGACCAATGGTCGGGCACGCTTATGTTCGTGGTCCAGCCCGCTGAAGAGCGTGTGGGCGGGGCGAAAGCGATGATGGAAGACGGGCTGTATGAACGCTTTGGCAAGCCCGATTACGCAGTCGCGTTCCACGTCGCTTCTGTGATCCCGACCGGCACCGTCAGCGCGTCGGAAGGCATTCAGTACTCCAGCGCGGATTCGGTCGACATCATGGTGCCGGGTATTGGCGCGCACGGCGCGAGCCCGCATGCTGGGCGTGATCCGGTCTATATCGGATCGCAAATCGTCACTGCGCTGCAATCGATCATCAGCCGCGAAGTCATGCCATTGTCGCCAGCCGTCATCACTGTCGGCGCGTTCCACTCAGGTACCAAGCACAACATCATTTCAGACCGCGCTGACTTGCAATTGACGGTGCGTTCCAATGACGAGCGCGTTCGCGAACAGCTGCTTTCCACGATCGAACGGGTGGCGGTGAACATCGGCAAGGCCCATGGCCTGCCGGACGACATGCCGGTGCAGGTCACCGTGACCGAAGGCACGCCGGTGACTTACAACGATCCCGAGCTGGCGCGCCGCCTCAACGGTGTGATGCGTGAAACCTTTGGCGAAGAAGCGACTCCTGCATTCCGTCAGCAGGGGATGGGGGCAGAGGATTTTGCTTTCTTCGTGGCTGAGGACACCGGCGTTCCGGGATATTACTTCGCCGTTGGTGGTACGCCTCAGGAGGCGTTCGACGCGGCGGCGAATGGCGGCCCTGCAGTGCCTTCGCACCACTCACCGCTATTCAAGATCGCCCCGCGCGAGAGTGTGACTGTGGGCACCCGAGCGATGATCGCAGCTGTGCTGGATCTTGCGCCAAGCGAGTAA